In the Mesorhizobium sp. M1D.F.Ca.ET.043.01.1.1 genome, AGCGCCTGTTCGACCCGCGGCTCGATTTCGCCGTCCGCGAATGGGCCAGGCGCTCGGCCGACGTGCGGCGCATGATCGACCAGGCCGACGACGAGCGCCTTACCGCCATCCGCGACATGTACCGCCGGCACGGCTATGACGACGAGGACGCCTTCATCCGGGCGCGGGTGCTCTACTACATGCAGATCGGCTATTACGTGCTCGACCTCAAGGAGCCGGTCGAGGCCCGCGTCAGCCATCTCGCCGCCTATCTGCGCTCCTTCACCGGCCAGGAACCGACGGAGGCGGATGTGGCGCATTTCATGCGTTTCATCGCGGCGCGGTGATATCGCCGCCCAGCCACGATCAACCTTAGCGTTCAAACAAAGCCTGGGTGTGGCTTCGCTGCCCTTGTGAGCGGTGATAAAATGGTCGATTAGTCTTGCAGGGGGTCGCCCGAAATCGTCGATGCGATTTCGGTCGAAAGTGCGTTGGGGCGGAAGTCTGGAATGGCAAGTCCTTCGAAACCACGCAAGAGAAGAGGCCGGATCGCCTCGGCGGCTCTTGCTGTCGACGCGTGGCTCGATTCCTCGCTATATGAAATCGGCTTCAAGGCGCGCGAATTCTGGGAAGCGGCAACCATCTTTTCCCGCCGTTTCCGCCTGCATGGCTGGCGGCGCGCCATCATCGAGGTGCTGAGCGAAGGCTTCACCATGGGCGCAGGCGGCTTCGTGGTGCTTTTGGCGCTCGCCATGCCGGCCTTCGAGATCACCGGCGGCGATTGGCGCAACCAGGGCGACTTCGCCGTCACCTTCCTCGACCGCTACGGCAACGAGATCGGCCAGCGCGGCATCATCCAGCGCGATTCCGTGCCGGTCGACGAAATGCCGGACATCGTCATCAAGGCGGTGCTGGCGACCGAGGACCGGCGCTTCTTCGACCACTACGGCATCGACGTGCTCGGCCTGTCGCGGGCGATCTTCGAAAATGTGCGCGCCAATTCGGTGGTCCAGGGCGGCTCCAGCATCACGCAGCAGCTCGCCAAGAACCTGTTCCTGTCCAACGAGCGCACCCTGGAGCGCAAGATCAAGGAAGCGTTCCTCTCGCTGTGGCTGGAGGCCAACCTTTCCAAGAAGGAGATCCTGCAACTCTATCTCGACCGCGCGTATATGGGCGGCGGCACGTTCGGCATCGAGGCGGCGGCGGATTTCTATTTCGGCAAGAGCGTCAAAGACCTGAACCTCGCCGAGGCGGCAATGCTGGCCGGCCTGTTCAAGGCGCCGACCAAATACGCCCCGCACATCAACCTGCCGGCGGCGCGCGCGCGCGCCAATGTGGTGCTCTCCAATCTTGTCGATTCCGGCTTCATGACCGAGGGCCAGGTGCTGCAGGCGCGGCTGCATCCAGCCGATGTCGTCGACCGCGGCGAGCAGAAGAGCCCCGACTATTTCCTCGACTGGGCCTTCGACGAGGTCAAGAAGATCGCCAAGCCCGGCCAGCATTCGCTGGTCGCCCATACAACGTTCGACGCCAACATCCAGAAGGCGGCGGAAGAGTCGGTTGAGTTCCACCTCCGCCAGTTCGGCAAGGAATACAACGTCACCGAGGGCGCGGTGGTGGTGATCGAGACGAACGGCGCGGTGCGCGCCATCGTCGGCGGCCGCGACTATGGCGCGAGCCAGTTCAACCGCGCCACCAAGGCGCTGCGCCAGACCGGATCGTCGTTCAAGCCCTATGTCTACGCCACCGCCATGGAGCACGGCTTCACCCCGGACTCGGTGGTTTCCGGCGGTCCGATCAGCTGGGGCAGCTGGTCGCCACACAATTACAATGGCGGCTCGGCCGGCAACGTGACGCTGATCACGGCGATCGCCAAGTCGATCAACACCGTGCCGGTGCGGCTCGCCAAAGACCATCTCGGCATCGGTCCGATCAAAGCGATGGCGGAATCGATGGGCGTCGAGTCGCCGCTTGAATCGCACAAGACCATGGTGCTCGGCACATCCCTGATGACGGTGATGGATCAGGCGACCGGCTACAGCGTCTTCGCCCAGAACGGCTTCGTCGGCTCCAGGCACGGCATCACCCAGCTCGTCACCCGCACCGGCGACGTTGTCTATGACTGGACCAAGGACGCGCCGCCGCCGCACCGCGTGCTGTCGGAGAAGGCGCTGAAATACATGAACACGATGCTGGCGGCGGTGCCGGTGATCGGCACGGCCAGGCGCGCCCAGCTTCCCAACATCGTCGTCGCCGGCAAGACCGGCACCACGCAATCCTACCGCGATGCCTGGTTCGTCGGCTTCACCGGCAACTACACGGCCGCCGTCTGGCTCGGCAATGACGATTTCACGCCGAGCAACAAAATGACCGGCGGCTCGCTGCCGGCGATGGTGTGGCAGCGGCTGATGGTCTATGCGCACCAGAACATCGACCTGAAGCCGATCCCGGGCCTCGATCATCCGTTCGTCGACCCGGAGGTCGCCGCCAAGGCCGAGGAGGCGGCCAAGAAGGAGGCGGCGGATGACGCGGCGCAGACGGAAGCCGAGCGCCCGCCGGTGCTCTCCAGCCGCACCACCCAGATGCTGCGCGAGATGACCAGGACGTTCGAGGCGGCGCCCGTGCTCGACGCGCCGACTTCGCCGGAGACGCTGTCGGCGCTTTAGGATTTGATCCTGCACACGCCCTTGTCCCGAAGCTGGTTCCCGGGAGCATGTTTTAGTGGAGACTGGGCAATCTGAGACGGGCCCATTCGCCGGGTGGGATTTCAGCGCCGACACGGAAGTTGAACGACAAGACCCTCGTCGCGTCGGCGTCGACCTCGCACCGGAAGCTTAGGCGGTACCACGTGGTTGTGGTGCTGAAGGCGGTCTGCAGGGGGCTAAGAACGTTGCCCACCTTCAGCGGAATAGATGGCAGCCATTTGGGAGAATAAGAGGCGTCCTGCAATTCCTGGTTCAAAACGCTGCCGCAAAGGTTGGCAACTCGCTGATCGCGAGGCACGCCGGACATCGAGCTTGTGGCCAGCGCATCGCCGGTAGCGCCCTGCGAGTAGAGCTTTCGAACACCCGGAAGGCCCGAATAGATCGGCGACCCAGCAACGGCGGCGTTGGTGGAACTTGGCGTCCCGGCGTTCCTGCTTCGGGACTTCGATCCCTTTGCAGGCTTGAACTTCAGCGCGTTTGCGGGTTGGGGCTTTGGCTTGTCGGCGGTTTGCGCGCCTGCCTCTTGCCCGTCTGCCTGTTGTTTATTCGTGTTTTGGGCTGCCCGCTTTTCCTCGCTCTGCGTGGGCTTGGCGTCCGTCCCGGCGGTTGCCGGCTTGTCGTCAGCCTTGCTTGGATCTGCCTGCTGATCGGCGTCTGCCGGCGCGGCAGATTGCTTCTCCGCCGGCTTCGGCGCGGCAGGCGGCTTGGAATTGTCATCCTTGGCCGGCGACGGCGCATTGTCTCGGTCGCCGCCTCCATCCAGGGATTTCCTCGGGCCGGTATCCTTGTCGCCGTATTGAAAAACGGGCTTCAGCACAGCGATTGGCGGTGGCCTCGGTGGCTGCTTTTCCGGCAGAGGCGGCTTTTCGACTTTCTGCTCGGGCGGTTTTTCAGCCTTCGGCTCCTTTGGCTGCGGCGCGGGCTGAGGCTTCGGTTTCGGCTGCTCGGGCGGAGGCACGAGCGCGACATTGACCGGCTGGTCCTGATCCGGCGGTTGGGCAGGTCTCGGCAGGCCATGGACCAGAAACGCCGCGATGAGCACATGCAGGATCAGCGACGCGGGCAAGGCCCAAGCCAAATTCCAACGCCGTTCTTCCGTCTCGCCCTTCATCCCGGTCGATGTGGAACCAAATGGCGGCCGCTTCAAGCACAGGCACCCGATTGAATGGCCACCTGCGGCACGGCGGGAGGGAACCTTGTGCTGCTTGTCCGGCAGAAAACGACTTGGTGGCCGTATGCCATCGCGTGAGTTCCGGAAGCGCGGCAAGCCGCCATTTGGATGCCGGTTTCACCTGAATATCGCCACGCCTTCGAGCGAGCCGGCTTGCCACGCCACCCCGCGCCGCGATATCCCGAACAACCTCCTCAGTTCCGGCCCTGCATGCTCAAGACCGCCTTCCTCACGCTGCTTTCGCTTGCAATCGCCATCGGCCTCGGCGGCGGCAGCGTCTGGTACGCCCTCAACGCGCAGGATGGCGTCGGCGCGATCCGCATCGGCCAATGGACCGCTTTTCCAGAAATCGGCACCCAGACCGCCGACCCCTATTCCAAGGCCCGCGTGGCGCGCGAGGGCGTGCTGGCGCTCGGCCGGGCGGAGGGGCTGTCCTTCGTCGCCGAGCGCGACGAAGCCGGCGAGCCGCTGAAACGGCAATGCGCCTATACGATCGAGGGGGGCTATCCGACGGCCCGGTTCTGGACGCTCTATGCCGCCGACCAGTCGCTCGGCGTCATCGACATCGGCAAGGCAAGGCAGGCCGCGCTGCAATCCTACGAGGTGTTGCGCCAACCCGACAATTCGGTCGTCATCTCGGTCGGCGACCGCCCTGCCCCCGGCAACTGGCTGCTCACCAGCGGCTTCGGCAAGATGTATTTCGTGCTCACCTTCTACGACACGCCGATCGCGTCGAGCACCGGGCTTTCCGACGTGACGCTGCCGCGCATCCTGAAGGCCGGCTGCCATGCGTAGGCTGCTGCATGCCCTGATCCTCGGGCTGCTCGGCGCCGGCATCGTGCACATCGCGGTGCTGTTCTTGGTGCCGGAATTTTCCGAACGCGATGCCTGGTCGCGGCTGGCAATGGCTTCCGACCTCTACAAGATGACGCGCCTGGACGCCGAGGCCGGCGGCGCGCCGGTGGTGAAGTCGGTCGACCCGATGTTCTATGCCGCCGCCTGCCGCTTCGATCTCGCCGACGGGCTGGTGCGGGTCAGGGCGCCGGGCAACGTGCCATTCTGGTCGGCCTCGGTCTATGATCGCAGCGGCCACAACATCTATTCCTTCAACGACCACAACGCCAACAGCGAGAAGCTCGATGCCGTGGTGCTGACACCGGCGCAGATGATCGATGTGCGGCGCGATCTTCCGGAGGAGCTTCAGGGCGCGATCTTCGTCGAGGCGCCCATCGAGGAAGGCATCCTCGTCGTACGTGCCTTCGTTCCCGACGACAGCTGGAAGCCGATCGTGTCACGCTTCCTCGAGCAGAGCGCCTGCGAGTTGCAGGACTATTAGCATTTGCTGCGATTCCGGACGGAAAACCGCTACACACTTTTTTCCTGGAATTGCTCTGGCGAGCAAGCTCAGTGATGCGGCACTGGAGGCCGCGGCGGCTTGTCCGGAGAGTCCTGGCGCCCCGCGCCGGCTTGCGGCTGCGGCTCGTAGCGGACGCCGGGGAAGATGATGACCGCGGCCGCCGTATCGGCAGCGTGATTTACTCGATTGACCGGTGCCGTTCTCGGCACAAAAGACAGGACCATGCCCATGGTTCGCGCATTCCTCTCGGTTTGACCGGAGCACAACGCAACGCCTCCAAAGTTGATTAAGGCGGGCAGAGGGTTAACGGAGCGCTAACGGATCGCGGCTAATTTGATCTTTGTTCCCTGGAGACGCGGAACCGGCCCGACCGGATTGCGCGGGGCCAGTTCTGTGTCGAGTATCGGGCGTATCCTCCGTGTCTTCTTCGGATTTCAGGCACATCGCTATCCGGACCGAAGCGGGAAAAGCCGAAAGGCTTTTCCGCGCCGCCGTGTCCGCATTCTGCTCGCTGACGCGCCCCTCGCGCCGCGAGATCGCCCAGCTCGAGGATCTGACGCTGCCGCTGTTCGACGAGGTGTCGGTCGAATCGCGCCGCTATGTCGCCGCCGCGCTTTCCGAATGCGAGTATGCGCCGACCGCGCTGGTGCGGCGGCTGGCCGAGGAGCCGGTCGAGATCGCCGCGCCGCTGCTCACCCGCTCGAACGCGCTGAGCGACATCGACCTCATCGCGCTGATCGGGCGCCACGGCCTGCCGCATGCGCGCGCGATCGCGCGGCGCAAGCAGCTCAATGCGACCATCGCAGACCTGATCCGCGCGCTGGAGAAGCCGACGCTGGTCAAGACGCGACCACCGGAGACGGTCACCAAGCTCGCGCCGGTGAAACCGGAGCCCGCTTCCACGACCGAAGACCGTCGCCCGGATCCCGGCGTGGCCGAAGAGGATGCGCGACGCCGCCTGCGCTCGATGATGCGCCCCGCCGGCGAAGGTGCCACCGTCAACCTGTTCCTCGGCCAGCCGACCTATGTAAGGCTGCGCGAGACGGCGCTGACCGGCAACGCCGCCTTCTTCCAGACGGCGCTTGCCGATGCGCTCGACATCGATTTTGCCACGGCCCGCTCGGTCACCGGCCAGTCGGGCTACGCCGCACTGCTCGCGGCGCTCAAGGCGCTCGACCTCAGCGAGGACAGGGCCTTCCTGATCGCGGTCGCGGTCTGTCCGGCCGAATTCCCGCATCCGCAAGCGATCCGGCTGTTCCTCGACCGCTACCGGCTGCTGCATCGCGAGGCGGCGCTCGACAGGGTGCGGGCCTGGAAGGCCGAGGCTCTGTCGCGGGCGATCCGCGGCAACGCCGCCGAGACGGCAAGCGCCGGGCGCCGGGCATCGAAGGCCGATGACAAGGCTGCCGGCCGCAAGGCGTCCTGACCGGCTTAAAGCGCTTCGCGCTGAAAGGATCCAGGCGACGCGCTTTTCAAGTCTTTGTTTTGATATCGTTGTCCCAGAGCCGCAGCACACATCCGGGTGACATGCCCAAGAGTAATTCCAGGAAAAGTGTGTAACGGTTTTCCATACGGAATTGCGTAAAAACAAATACTTAGAGCGGTTCGGCGATTCTATGAATCGCTGAAAACGCTCTCGGCCATGAACCCATAAATGCGGCATGAGCAACTTTGGGTGAAAAGCGGCCAGGCCGCTTTAGGGCTGGCAGAGGGTAAAGCGGCGCCCCGGTGTCGCAAAAGTCGTCGCGTAGGGTGGACTTTTGTACCCGACATTCCGCGACAGATTTTTCGCTTGAAAATCAACGAGCCGATGTCGTCGCGAAACTCGGCATTTCCGCGACACGACAAAGTGACAAGCGCCTCTTGACTTAGAGCGCACTCTAACTCGTAGCTTTCTGCGCGTCGTGACGAAAGATGGGCGTTGATGAAGATTGGCGAGCTGGCGAAGCGTTCGGGACTGTCTGCCTACACTATCCGTTACTATGAGCGGATCGGGCTGTTTCCCCATGCCGACAGGGACCAATCGGGCCAGCGCGACTACGACGCATCAATCCTGACCTGGATAGAATTTCTCGATCGTCTCAAAACGACCGGGATGCCCATTCGGGAAATGCTGCGTTACGCGGCCTTGCGGGAGCGCGGCGTCGACACGGAAGCGGAGCGCAGCGCGTTGCTCGAACAGCACCGTGAGCGTGTCCGTGCGCATGTGGCCAAGCTGCAAGCCTGCCTTCTCGTCCTCGACACCAAGATTGCCGGATATGCCGGCAAGGAACAGAGGATGAAGGACTATGACGCACCAATCCCCGAACGTCGGCGAAAGCCGGCTGGAACGCGGCAAGCGGGCGCTCGCTGAAATCGACGGCCAGGCCGGCCACAATGTCATAGCCGCCCTGGCTGACATTGCCCCCGACTTCGCAAACTACGTGTTCGAGTTCTCGTTTGGCGACATTTACAGCCGCCCCGGCCTGGATCTGCGCGCCCGTGAGATCGCGACAATCGCGGCACTGACAGCGATGGGAACCGCGACCCCGCAACTGAAAGTCCATATCGAGGCGGGACTGAATGTCGGGCTGACCAAGGTCGAAATCACCGAAACCATCATACAGATGGCGGTTTATGCCGGCTTTCCCGCGGCGCTCAACGGGCTGTTTGCGGCCAAAGAAGTCTTCGCCACCCGGTTTCCCGTCCAAAAGGGGGAAGCGGCATGATGAACCTTCACTGCATTCGCGAATCCGACCACGCCTGGAAGGCTTTGGGACGGGTTCACCTGGCGGCCAATGTTCTCGCAATAGTCCAGCCTGCCCTCAGTGCGGCTGTGGCTGCGCGCACATGAGTCTACGGCCTAGTCGGTCTTCACCGAAAGAAGCTCTTCGACCGGAACAGTTCCAGCCTCGATCTCGACAACCCAGATGTCGGGGTCGAATTTCTTCTCCCGCTCCAGCCGCGCATCGAAGGCCGAGCCATCCTCGCTTGTATCGAACTGGATGAAGAAGCGCTCCTCGGGTTTGGCCGAATCGTAGCTCGTCTGCGGCGCCGGCCCATAGAGGACCACCTCTCCCATCCGCCCGCGCGACAGCACGAAGACGGCGCCCGCCTCGGTGGCGCCGCGCTTGACCACGGCCGCGAAACCGCCGGCGCCGAAGACGCGGCGCACAAGGGCCGATACCCAAAGGTCGGTGGTTACGCGCATGAGAGGGTTCCGAGCGACATGCGCGGTCCTTACAGCATCGGCAGCGGAACCGGAATGGCCGCAGAGGGCCTCAGTTCGTCAGGCCGATCTCGCGCATCTTGACGTAGACCGCTTCGTCCGGATCGCCGGTCTCGGGCAGGCCGAACAACGCCTGGAACTCTTTGATCGCGGCCTTGGTGCGGGCGCCGACGACACCGTCGAGCTGCATGTCGTCGTTGCCGAAGGCCTTGAGGCCGGCCTGGATCTTGACGATGCGGGCGTCCGGCGTTTGCGTCGCGCCATTGGCTGGGGCGGAGACCGGGATCGGCACCGGCGCGGCCGCCTGAGCCGCAGTTGCCGGTCTCGGCGCCGGATGCGGAATGGCCGCGGTCGTCTGCCGGGCGCCGAGCTGGTCGAGCAGCGCGTCGTCGATCTCGCCGGATGACGGCAGCCCGACCTTGACCTGATAGGCCTGGATGGCTCTCCGCGTGGCCGGACCTGTGAGGCCGTCAACGGTGCCGTCGTAGAAGTTGAGATCCTTCAATATGCCCTGCACCTGCTGGACGACCGGGTCGGGCTTGGGAGCCGGCTGCGCCGGCGCCTGCCGCACGATGTTGATGGTGGTCTCCGGCTCATTGGAGACGGCATGCGGGAAATTCTCGATGCTCCTGGTGGCGAAGAAGGCTCCCGTATGCGGGAAAGGCTGGTACCAGAGCGCGTTGGCCGAAACGTAGAAGAGCGTCACAAGGAAGGCGGTCGAGCCGCCGACCATAACCGGATTGCGCGACATCATCTGGCCGACCGCCACGGCGCCCTCGGCAAGGACGCCGCGCTCGGGTTCGACCACCTTAGGCCGTCTTGCGGAGCGAGCCATTGCTGTCCCCATCTGCATCCCCCTTCGGCTTTGCAACCGGCATCGGCAGCACGCCGGACGGCGCGCCCGAGCGCCGCTTCGGTCCGTTCACCGGCAGGCTGATCGTCACCGTCGTGCCCTCGCCCGGAGCGCTCTCGATCGACATCGTGCCCTCGTGCAGCGCCACCAGGCCCTTGACCAGCGAAAGGCCGAGCCCGGTTCCCTCGAAACGGCGCGTATAGTCGTTCTGGATCTGCATGAACGGCTTGCCGAGATTGGCCATATCCTCCTCGGCGATGCCGATGCCGGTGTCGCTCACCCAGAAATGCAGCCGCGAGCCGACGCGCTTGGCGCCGATAACCACGCTGCCGCCGTCGGGCGTGAATTTCACGGCGTTGGAAACCAGATTGATCAGGATCTGCTGCACCGCCCGGCGGTCGGCGTTGATCTCGCCGGCGTCCGGCGCGATCTGCCCACCGAGAGCGATGCTCTTGGCGTCGGCCAGCGGCCGCATCATCGAGCGGCACATATCGACGGCATCGGCGAAGCGGAACGGTTCGAGCTCCGTCGTATAGGCGCCGGCCTCGATGCGCGAGACGTCGAGGATCGAGGTGACGACGGACAGAAGATGCTGGCCGGACTCCCTGACCAGCCCGACATATTCCTTCTGGCGCGGATCGCGGAAGGCGCCGAACATTTCGTGCAGCAGCATGTCGGAAAAGCCGATGATGGCGTTGAGCGGTGTGCGCAGCTCGTGGCTGACCACCGCCAGGAAACGGCCCTTGGCCACTTCGGCGGCAGCCGCAGCCTCCCTGGCCGAGGCAAGTTCTTCGCGCAGCATTGCGACGTCGTCGTTCTCACGAAGCACGAAGGTGAAGATGTCCTGCTCAAGCGCGCCGCGCATCAATTCCAGGCGGAACGGGCGGAAATTGTCGGCCGCGCCGCCACCGTCGCGCGGCAGCCGGATGCGCAGGTCGAGCCGGCGCTTCGGCGCGCCCTCGCGCATGTCGGCGAGCGCGGTGAGATAGGCGACGCGGTCGGAAAGATGGACGCGCTCGAACAGGCCCGTGCCGAGCAAGAGCTCCGGCGCCAGCTTCAGAACGGAGCGCGCCTTGGCCGAAGCGTCGAGCACTTCGCCCTGGCGGCCGACGCGCAGCACGACGGCGTCGATGATCTCCTCGAGACGGTCGGCTGCAGGTTGCGCCTGGCGCGCGTTACCCGGGTTGGCGAAGGCCGCCGCGCGCGGCAAGAGCGTAAGCGCCCAGGCAAGCGGCAGCAGCCAGTGCCAAGTGGCGGTCCCGCCCGCGCCGAGCGGCAGGACCTGATCCGCGACAGGCTGCAGGAGAATGGCGGCGACGGCAGCCAGCGCACCCGAAAGGGCAGCGCGGCGCGATCCGGCGATCCACCAGGCCTCGAGCGGGAAAGCGACGGCAAGCAGCGCGACCGGCGAGGCAAGGCCACCTGCCGCGGCAATCGCGCCGGCAAGGGCGAGGCCACCCATCGCGACTGCCGCACGGCCGGCGAACGCCATGCGGCCCGTGGCGGCAACGAGAAGCGCCGCGAACCAGCACAGGCCGAAAGCGCCGAAGATCGCGGCCACGGTGACGGCCGCACCGAGGCTGGAGGTGACCAGCGTCACCGCCGCGCCCGCGGCGAGAAAGGGAGCGGCGAGCATGACACCGATGAAGCGGCGCTGGCGCAGGCGCTCGGCCTCGCCCGTGACGGTCGGATGAACCATGCGTTCGCAGCCGGCGGCAACCGCGCCAGGCAGATGAACGTATCTGGCCGTAATCGAACTCAACGCACTCGTACCCGGTCGTGAAGCTGCCCTGCTTTGCAGGTGACTCTTAATTGGCTTGAAATTCGCACCCAGCGTTTAAAGAATGGATAAGGCAGGCGAGACGAGCGCTCCGCCCGCGGTAAATATTGGGACGCCGGCGTGGGAAAGCCCGTCGATCTGCCGCCATGGTAAATGGAGCGTTAGCTGCAACAGCCGCGCCAGGCTTGCCGGAAATCCCGCGCCGACGCTTCTCCCTTTCGAAATTTTCCTTTTAAAACAGAGATATAGATGGTTATCATAAAGTTAATGCAATCGATGAGATTTGAATGAAATCAATCTCGAAAACCAATCCTTTCGAATTTATCTAAAATTTGCAGAAAATTCGCGGCTTCGGCGCAAGCCGTCCTTTGCGCGGCTGTGCCACTATCCCGCCCATAAAAGAGGTCATGCCGATGGATGCATGATCCGGTCACGGACGAGAGGCATTGAGATGGGCTTTCTGATCAGGATGGCTTTCTGGTTTTCGCTGGTGCTCCTGGCGCTGCCGCTCAGCGTCGGCCCGGACGAGGATGGCCGCGAGGCGGTCGGGCCGATCCAGGCGCTGTTTGCGGCGCGCGAGGCGGTCGGCGACATTGCCGGCATCTGCGAGCGCAAGCCGGACGTCTGCGAGACCGGCAAATCTGCCGTGCACACCATCACCGTCCGCGCCCAGGAAACCGCCAAGATCGCCGCAGCCATGCTTGACGACCAGCAGTCCGAAAGGCCGGGAGCGAAGGTGGCGGAAACCTCCGCCGAGACCACCGGCAGCGTCGCCAAGGACATCGTCCTGCCCGCCAAGGTCAACATTCCGAAGATGCTGACGGCGAAGAACTGAGATTCC is a window encoding:
- a CDS encoding DUF5330 domain-containing protein encodes the protein MGFLIRMAFWFSLVLLALPLSVGPDEDGREAVGPIQALFAAREAVGDIAGICERKPDVCETGKSAVHTITVRAQETAKIAAAMLDDQQSERPGAKVAETSAETTGSVAKDIVLPAKVNIPKMLTAKN